A genomic stretch from Cyprinus carpio isolate SPL01 chromosome A12, ASM1834038v1, whole genome shotgun sequence includes:
- the LOC109071026 gene encoding LOW QUALITY PROTEIN: IgGFc-binding protein-like (The sequence of the model RefSeq protein was modified relative to this genomic sequence to represent the inferred CDS: deleted 7 bases in 5 codons; substituted 1 base at 1 genomic stop codon) has protein sequence MRFLISLCVSLLLLITEQSTLHMTTTRQIHPAVFYPFGPGDTENGRSDDGSSSVIYLLQQFIFFGQSYSQIYVNNNGHLTFDGPFHSWTPYQFPGYGGRDLISPFWTDIDNRGNGVISYRQYTSGSVLTEATQDINQYFPDLSFSATWVFVATWDRVAYFPPSGTETSFQVVLISDGHYTFILMNYGTIAPIQYVQAGYDTINSRYHFSIPGSFSSYITNLTYSSNVNVPGRWAFRTDHGSRGCQFNGIPVQLGDSFWSGATCQERCTCTSSGLQCSHEPCSYSQACHPAAFQYSCQNIQRQTCTISGDPHYYTFDNQVFHFQGTCTYVLSEACGNGLPYYRIEGKNEHRGSTHVSWTRMVRVFVYDEVLELVKGHYYDAKVNGSFAAMPFTLRNGSIQVYQSGFSLAISTDFGLLVTYDAYSYVSISVPYNYFNATCGLCGNFNLRPEDDFRSPSGEILSSDVDFANSWKVQSDTDPECHNVRCTGLACAVCATDEMSFYSDSNHCGILGDVGGPFAACHSVYAPQTYTENCVYDLCLGGGYQPILCQALNVYATQCQQQGVHLGQWRQQGFCEIQCPEHSHFEPLGTGCPATCSNPSAPMNCPLPSQESCICDPGYILSAGECVPEANCGCTFEGFYYAEGQSVVLDGDCGRRCVCSSMSMICHHHQCGPAELCEIHEGVRGCRPIGYATCSVEDLGSYHTFDGLSFRYPGACGLTLARVMGPSPLPHFVLTVEKVPRVLQDFARLLKFEAEGIQVSIEMGEGGNVKVDGQMVGLPVSVGSGQIRIYHSSVRGFVLETSFGVTVRADWPHIVRITAPSTYSGTLGGLCGNLNGDISDEFYTPDAVLLNDTQLFADSWRDGSLSAHCEDPNDNWEPGHYQNRSQFIEHCSIMAMHDGPFAECSRVMDPQQRIADCVHLLEQTQGAREALCEALRGYTLLCQQNGIAVEEWRSATHCDPTCPANTHYEVCGTSCPASCPSLSFPFQCTLQCQEGCQCNDGNVLNGDRCVPPTGCGCYHSGRYRQAGERFWHGEECQFLCVCDGVTGNVHCTPSSCSEEEVCHVVDGEYGCHPRPHARCSASGDPHYVSFDRSYFDFQGTCRYVLATVCNDTTGLPHFQVDARNEAWHGLSVAITVEVFVNVSGHLVHMSQDMNGHSTVEIDGETRNLPILLDSGRVSVYSSAQKIFVSTDFGFSVNYGGSWTVNIIVPANYSGVTCGLCGNFNGQRNDDFMTPSGALVHSADQFGASWKVEDELPCNDGCGNNCPLCQDQTSARSLCDIIRSSEGPFSFCHVYVDPQAYFDDCVFDVCLSGNRNDVLCRSIQTYASACQSNNAVIYPWRESASCVTTCPENSHYELCGTDCGHTCASSIDVSCEHTCSEGCFCDVGLVRSGGLCVSVEHCGCLYDGFYFNVGEQFWNIECSQRCECFAPNDLRCSATSCQPTMVCMIRDGRRDCYEESTTYITTTRSRLPSEQSTLHMTTTRPIHPAVFYPFGPGDTENGRSDDGSSSVIYLLQQFIFFGQSYSQIYVNNNGHLTFDGPFHSWTPYQFPGYGGRDLISPFWTDIDNRGNGVISYRQYTSGSVLTEATQDINQYFPDLSFSATWVFVATWDRVAYFPLSGTETSFQVVLISDGHYTFILMNYGTIAPIQYVQAGYDTINSRYHFSIPGSFSSYITNLTYSSNVNVPGRWAFRTDHGSRGCQFNGIPVQLGDSFWSGATCQERCTCTSSGLQCSHEPCSXLLPQACRPAAFQYSCQNIQRQTCTISGDPHYYTFDNQVFHFQGTCTYVLSEACGNGLPYYRIEGKNEHRGSTHVSWTRMVRVFVYDEVIELVKGHYYDAKVNGSFAAMPFTLRNGSIQVYQSGFSLAISTDFGLLVTYDAYSYVSISVPYNYFNATCGLCGNFNLRPEDDFRSPSGEILSSDVDFANSWKVQSDTDPECHNVRCTGLACAVCATDEMSFYSDSNHCGILGDVGGPFAACHSVYAPQTYTENCVYDLCLGGGYQPILCQALNVYATQCQQQGVHLGQWRQQGFCEIQCPEHSHFEPLGTGCPATCSNPSAPMNCPLPSQESCICDPGYILSAGECVPEANCGCTFEGFYYAEGQSVVLDGDCGRRCVCSSMSMICHHHQCGPAELCEIHEGVRGCRPIGYATCSVEDLGSYHTFDGLSFRYPGACGLTLARVMGPSPLPHFVLTVEKVPRVLQDFARLLKFEAEGIQVSIEMGEGGNVKVDGQMVGLPVSVGSGQIRIYHSSVRGFVLETSFGVTVRADWPHIVRITAPSTYSGTLGGLCGNLNGDISDEFYTPDAVLLNDTQLFADSWRDGSLSAHCEDPNDSWEPGHYQNRSQFIEHCSIMAMHDGPFAECSRVMDPQQRIADCVHLLEQTQGAREALCEALRGYTLLCQQNGIAVEEWRSATHCDPTCPANTHYEVCGTSCPASCPSLSFPFQCTLQCQEGCQCNDGNVLNGDRCVPPTGCGCYHSGRYRQAGERFWHGEECQFLCVCDGVTGNVHCTPSSCSEEEVCHVVDGEYGCHPRPHARCSASGDPHYVSFDRSYFDFQGTCRYVLATVCNDTTGLPHFQVDARNEAWHGLSVAITVEVFVNVSGHLVHMSQDMNGHSTVEIDGETRNLPILLDSGRVSVYSSAQKIFVSTDFGFSVNYGGSWTVNIIVPANYSGVTCGLCGNFNGQRNDDFMTPSGALVHSADQFGASWKVEDELPCNDGCGNNCPLCQDQTSARSLCDIIRSSEGPFSFCHVYVDPQAYFDDCVFDVCLSGNRNDVLCRSIQTYASACQSNNAVIYPWRESASCGE, from the exons ATGAGGTTTCTAATCTCATTGTGTGTGTCACTACTCCTGTTGATTACTG aGCAGAGCACCCTTCACATGACCACCACCAGACAAATCCACCCAG CTGTGTTTTATCCATTTGGACCTGGGGACACAGAGAATGGACGTTCTGATGATGGGAGCTCATCTGTGATCTACCTTTTGCAACAGTTCATATTTTTTGGACAATCATATAGTCAAATATAT GTCAACAACAATGGACACTTGACTTTTGATGGACCATTTCACAGCTGGACTCCATACCAGTTCCCAGGTTATGGTGGAAGGGACCTCATCTCTCCATTCTGGACAGATATTGATAACCGTGGCAATGGTGTTATTTCATATCGT CAGTACACCTCTGGCAGTGTCCTTACAGAGGCCACACAAGACATTAACCAATACTTCCCTGACCTGAGCTTCTCTGCTACATGGGTCTTTGTAGCAACATGGGACAGAGTTGCATATTTCCCTCCGTCAGGAACA GAAACATCTTTCCAAGTGGTTTTAATTTCAGATGgccattacacatttattttgatgaattatGGAACAATTGCTCCAATACAATATGTTCAG GCTGGTTATGACACCATCAACTCTAGATACCATTTCTCAATTCCTGGATCATTTTCGAGTTATATCACAAACTTGACATACAGCAGTAATGTCAATGTGCCAGGCAGATGGGCCTTCAGAACAGATCATGGATCACGGGGTTGCCAGTTTAATG GTATTCCAGTGCAGCTCGGAGATTCTTTCTGGAGTGGTGCAACCTGCCAGGAGAGATGCACCTGCACCAGCAGCGGCCTCCAGTGTAGCCACGAGCCCTGCAGTTACTCCCAAGCCTGCCATCCAGCTGCCTTCCAGTACTCTTGCCAGAACATTCAGCGGCAAACCTGTACTATCTCTGGTGATCCTCACTACTACACCTTTGACAATCAGGTTTTTCACTTTCAAGGGACCTGCACTTATGTTCTATCTGAG GCTTGTGGCAACGGTTTGCCATACTATCGCATTGAGGGCAAAAATGAGCATCGGGGCAGCACGCATGTGTCATGGACACGGATGGTCAGAGTGTTTGTCTATGATGAAGTACTTGAACTGGTCAAGGGTCATTATTATGACGCAAAG GTTAATGGAAGTTTTGCAGCAATGCCATTCACCCTTCGCAATGGCTCCATCCAGGTCTATCAGTCGGGTTTTTCCTTGGCCATCAGCACAGACTTTGGTCTGCTTGTTACATATGATGCATACAGCTACGTCAGCATCTCTGTACCTTATAACTATTTTAACGCCACATGCGGTCTCTGTGGAAACTTTAACCTGCGCCCCGAAGATGACTTCCGTTCACCCAGTGGTGAGATCTTGAGCTCAGATGTGGACTTTGCCAACAGCTGGAAAGTACAAAGTGACACAGATCCTGAATGCCATAATGTCAGGTGCACAGGTCTGGCTTGTGCTGTTTGTGCCACAGATGAAATGAGTTTTTACAGTGACAGCAACCACTGTGGAATCCTAGGAGATGTTGGCGGCCCTTTTGCTGCTTGCCACTCTGTGTATGCACCACAGACCTACACAGAGAACTGTGTCTATGACCTTTGCTTAGGAGGAGGGTACCAGCCCATTCTGTGCCAGGCTCTCAATGTGTATGCTACTCAGTGCCAACAGCAGGGTGTACACCTTGGGCAGTGGAGACAGCAGGGCTTCTGTG AAATTCAATGCCCCGAACACAGTCATTTTGAGCCTCTAGGAACAGGCTGTCCTGCGACTTGCAGTAATCCATCTGCCCCAATGAACTGTCCTTTGCCCAGTCAGGAGAGCTGTATCTGTGACCCTGGGTACATCCTCAGTGCTGGAGAGTGTGTGCCTGAAGCAAACTGTGGCTGCACCTTTGAGGGTTTCTATTATGCTGAAGGACAGTCAGTGGTGTTGGATGGTGACTGTGGGAGACGGTGTGTGTGCAGCAGTATGTCGATGATCTGTCATCACCACCAGTGTGGTCCAGCAGAGCTGTGTGAAATCCATGAAGGTGTAAGAGGCTGCAGACCGATTGGCTATGCTACCTGCTCAGTTGAAGACCTAGGGTCATATCACACCTTCGATGGACTAAGTTTCAGATACCCTGGAGCATGCGGACTGACCCTTGCTAGGGTGATGGGGCCATCCCCACTACCACACTTTGTGTTGACAGTGGAGAAAGTACCCAGAGTCCTTCAAGACTTTGCCCGGTTATTAAAGTTTGAGGCAGAAGGAATTCAAGTCTCCATCGAAATGGGAGAGGGCGGCAATGTAAAG GTGGATGGACAGATGGTTGGTCTTCCAGTCAGTGTTGGCTCTGGTCAAATCCGCATTTATCACAGCAGTGTGAGGGGTTTTGTTTTAGAAACAAGCTTTGGGGTGACTGTAAGAGCCGACTGGCCACATATTGTCCGAATCACTGCACCAAGCACGTATAGTGGCACACTTGGAGGTTTGTGTGGGAACTTGAATGGAGACATTTCTGATGAGTTTTACACTCCAGATGCTGTCCTGCTTAATGACACTCAGCTGTTTGCGGACAGCTGGCGTGATGGTTCCCTGTCAGCTCACTGTGAGGACCCAAATGACAACTGGGAACCAGGACATTATCAAAACAGAAGCCAGTTCATTGAACACTGTAGTATAATGGCCATGCATGATGGACCATTTGCCGAGTGCAGCAGAGTAATGGATCCTCAGCAACGGATAGCAGATTGCGTTCATTTGCTGGAGCAGACACAAGGTGCCAGAGAGGCTCTATGTGAGGCTCTGCGAGGATACACGCTACTTTGCCAACAGAATGGCATTGCAGTAGAAGAGTGGAGAAGTGCCACCCACTGTG ATCCCACCTGTCCAGCAAATACCCATTATGAAGTATGCGGCACATCCTGTCCTGCATCCTGCCCCAGCCTCTCATTTCCATTTCAGTGCACATTGCAGTGCCAGGAGGGATGCCAGTGTAATGACggaaatgtgttaaatggagaTCGTTGTGTGCCCCCCACGGGCTGTGGTTGCTACCACTCTGGGCGCTATCGGCAGGCTGGAGAGAGGTTCTGGCATGGTGAAGAGTGCCAgttcttgtgtgtttgtgatggagTCACTGGAAATGTTCATTGCACACCGTCTTCTTGCAGTGAGGAGGAGGTCTGCCATGTTGTGGATGGCGAGTACGGCTGCCATCCTCGGCCGCACGCTCGTTGCTCTGCTTCAGGAGACCCCCATTACGTATCTTTTGATAGATCCTACTTTGACTTCCAGGGCACATGCCGCTATGTGCTAGCCACAGTATGTAATGACACCACTGGGCTTCCGCACTTCCAGGTGGATGCAAGGAACGAAGCATGGCATGGACTCTCAGTGGCAATTACTGTAGAAGTATTTGTCAATGTCTCTGGACATCTTGTGCACATGTCACAAGACATGAACGGTCATTCTACTGTTGAA ATTGATGGAGAGACCAGAAACCTCCCCATCCTACTTGACTCTGGTCGAGTGTCTGTCTACTCCAGCGCACAGAAAATATTTGTATCAACTGACTTTGGTTTCAGCGTGAATTATGGTGGTTCTTGGACAGTGAACATCATCGTACCAGCAAACTACAGTGGGGTTACGTGTGGCCTCTGTGGCAACTTCAATGGCCAGAGGAATGATGACTTCATGACTCCTTCAGGTGCTCTGGTGCACTCAGCAGACCAGTTTGGGGCAAGCTGGAAGGTTGAGGATGAGTTGCCATGTAATGATGGGTGTGGAAACAATTGCCCTTTGTGCCAGGATCAGACATCTGCCCGTTCCCTGTGTGACATCATCAGGTCCAGTGAGGGCCCCTTTAGTTTCTGCCATGTTTATGTAGATCCTCAAGCCTACTTCGATGACTGTGTGTTCGATGTGTGCCTTTCTGGAAACCGTAATGATGTCCTGTGTCGCTCTATCCAAACCTATGCGAGTGCCTGTCAGTCTAACAATGCCGTTATCTACCCCTGGAGAGAAAGCGCTTCCTGTG TCACAACCTGCCCAGAGAATAGCCACTATGAGTTGTGTGGCACAGACTGTGGTCATACTTGTGCCAGCAGCATTGATGTTAGTTGTGAACACACATGCTCAGAGGGATGTTTCTGTGATGTTGGGTTGGTAAGGAGTGGAGGACTCTGTGTATCGGTGGAGCATTGTGGCTGCTTGTATGACGGATTCTACTTTAAT GTTGGTGAGCAATTCTGGAATATAGAATGTTCCCAACGCTGTGAGTGTTTTGCTCCAAATGATCTGCGCTGCTCTGCTACCTCCTGCCAACCTACTATGGTGTGTATGATCAGAGATGGACGCCGTGACTGCTACG AAGAGAGTACCACGTACATAACCACCACCAGATCAAGACTTCCTTCAG aGCAGAGCACCCTTCACATGACCACCACCAGACCAATCCACCCag CTGTGTTTTATCCATTTGGACCTGGGGACACAGAGAATGGACGTTCTGATGATGGGAGCTCATCTGTGATCTATCTTTTGCAACAGTTCATATTTTTTGGACAATCATATAGTCAAATATAT gtCAACAACAATGGACACTTGACTTTTGATGGACCATTTCACAGCTGGACTCCATACCAGTTCCCAGGTTATGGTGGAAGAGACCTCATCTCTCCATTCTGGACAGATATTGATAACCGTGGCAATGGTGTTATTTCATATCGTCAGTACACCTCTGGCAGTGTCCTTACAGAGGCCACACAAGACATTAACCAATACTTCCCTGACCTGAGCTTCTCTGCTACATGGGTCTTTGTAGCAACATGGGACAGAGTTGCATATTTCCCTCTGTCAGGAACA GAAACATCTTTCCAAGTGGTTTTAATTTCAGATGgccat tacacatttattttgatgaattatGGAACAATTGCTCCAATACAATATGTTCAG GCTGGTTATGACACCATCAACTCTAGATACCATTTCTCAATTCCTGGATCATTTTCGAGTTATATCACAAACTTGACATACAGCAGTAATGTCAATGTGCCAGGCAGATGGGCCTTCAGAACAGATCATGGATCACGGGGTTGCCAGTTTAATG GTATTCCAGTGCAGCTCGGAGATTCTTTCTGGAGTGGTGCAACCTGCCAGGAGAGATGCACCTGCACCAGCAGCGGCCTCCAGTGTAGCCACGAGCCCTGCAGTTAGTTACTCCCCCAAGCCTGCCGTCCAGCTGCCTTCCAGTACTCTTGCCAGAACATTCAGCGGCAAACCTGTACTATCTCTGGTGATCCTCACTACTACACCTTTGACAATCAGGTTTTTCACTTTCAAGGGACCTGCACTTATGTTCTATCTGAG GCTTGTGGCAACGGTTTGCCATACTATCGCATTGAGGGCAAAAATGAGCATCGGGGCAGCACGCATGTGTCATGGACACGGATGGTCAGAGTGTTTGTCTATGATGAAGTAATTGAACTGGTCAAGGGTCATTATTATGACGCAAAG GTTAATGGAAGTTTTGCAGCAATGCCATTCACCCTTCGCAATGGCTCCATCCAGGTCTATCAGTCAGGTTTTTCCTTGGCCATCAGCACAGACTTTGGTCTGCTTGTTACATATGATGCATACAGCTACGTCAGCATCTCTGTACCTTATAACTATTTTAACGCCACATGCGGTCTCTGTGGAAACTTTAACCTGCGCCCCGAAGATGACTTCCGTTCACCCAGTGGTGAGATCTTGAGCTCAGATGTGGACTTTGCCAACAGCTGGAAAGTACAAAGTGACACAGATCCTGAATGCCATAATGTCAGGTGCACAGGTCTGGCTTGTGCTGTTTGTGCCACAGATGAAATGAGTTTTTACAGTGACAGCAACCACTGTGGAATCCTAGGAGATGTTGGCGGCCCTTTTGCTGCTTGCCACTCTGTGTATGCACCACAGACCTACACAGAGAACTGTGTCTATGACCTTTGCTTAGGAGGAGGGTACCAGCCCATTCTGTGCCAGGCTCTCAATGTGTATGCTACTCAGTGCCAACAGCAGGGTGTACACCTTGGGCAGTGGAGACAGCAGGGCTTCTGTG AAATTCAATGCCCCGAACACAGTCATTTTGAGCCTCTAGGAACAGGCTGTCCTGCGACTTGCAGTAATCCATCTGCCCCAATGAACTGTCCTTTGCCCAGTCAGGAGAGCTGTATCTGTGACCCTGGGTACATCCTCAGTGCTGGAGAGTGTGTGCCTGAAGCAAACTGTGGCTGCACCTTTGAGGGTTTCTATTATGCTGAAGGACAGTCAGTGGTGTTGGATGGTGACTGTGggagacgg tgtgtgtgcagcagtaTGTCGATGATCTGTCATCACCACCAGTGTGGTCCAGCAGAGCTGTGTGAAATCCATGAAGGTGTAAGGGGCTGCAGACCGATTGGCTATGCTACCTGCTCAGTTGAAGACCTAGGGTCATATCACACCTTCGATGGACTAAGTTTCAGATACCCTGGAGCATGCGGACTGACCCTTGCTAGGGTGATGGGGCCATCCCCACTACCA CACTTTGTGTTGACAGTGGAGAAAGTACCCAGAGTCCTTCAAGACTTTGCCCGGTTATTAAAGTTTGAGGCAGAAGGAATTCAAGTCTCCATCGAAATGGGAGAGGGCGGCAATGTAAAG GTGGATGGACAGATGGTTGGTCTTCCAGTCAGTGTTGGCTCTGGTCAAATCCGCATTTATCACAGCAGTGTGAGGGGTTTTGTTTTAGAAACAAGCTTTGGGGTGACTGTAAGAGCCGACTGGCCACATATTGTCCGAATCACTGCACCAAGCACGTATAGTGGCACACTTGGAGGTTTGTGTGGGAACTTGAATGGAGACATTTCTGATGAGTTTTACACTCCAGATGCTGTCCTGCTTAATGACACTCAGCTGTTTGCGGACAGCTGGCGTGATGGTTCCCTGTCAGCTCACTGTGAGGACCCAAATGACAGCTGGGAACCAGGACATTATCAAAACAGAAGCCAGTTCATTGAACACTGTAGTATCATGGCCATGCATGATGGACCATTTGCCGAGTGCAGCAGAGTAATGGATCCTCAGCAACGGATAGCAGATTGCGTTCATTTGCTGGAGCAGACACAAGGTGCCAGAGAGGCTCTATGTGAGGCTCTGCGAGGATACACGCTACTTTGCCAACAGAATGGCATTGCAGTAGAAGAGTGG AGAAGTGCCACCCACTGTG ATCCCACCTGTCCAGCAAATACCCATTATGAAGTATGCGGCACATCCTGTCCTGCATCCTGCCCCAGCCTCTCATTTCCATTTCAGTGCACATTGCAGTGCCAGGAGGGATGCCAGTGTAATGACggaaatgtgttaaatggagaTCGTTGTGTGCCCCCCACGGGCTGTGGTTGCTACCACTCTGGGCGCTATCGGCAGGCTGGAGAGAGGTTCTGGCATGGTGAAGAGTGCCAgttcttgtgtgtttgtgatggagTCACTGGAAATGTTCATTGCACACCGTCTTCTTGCAGTGAGGAGGAGGTCTGCCATGTTGTGGATGGCGAGTACGGCTGCCATCCTCGGCCGCACGCTCGTTGCTCTGCTTCAGGAGACCCCCATTACGTATCTTTTGATAGATCCTACTTTGACTTCCAGGGCACATGCCGCTATGTGCTAGCCACAGTATGTAATGACACCACTGGGCTTCCGCACTTCCAGGTGGATGCAAGGAACGAAGCATGGCATGGACTCTCAGTGGCAATTACTGTAGAAGTATTTGTCAATGTCTCTGGACATCTTGTGCACATGTCACAAGACATGAACGGTCATTCTACTGTTGAG ATTGATGGAGAGACCAGAAACCTCCCCATCCTACTTGACTCTGGTCGAGTGTCTGTCTACTCCAGCGCACAGAAAATATTTGTATCAACTGACTTTGGTTTCAGCGTGAATTATGGTGGTTCTTGGACAGTGAACATCATCGTACCAGCAAACTACAGTGGGGTTACGTGTGGCCTCTGTGGCAACTTCAATGGCCAGAGGAATGATGACTTCATGACTCCTTCAGGCGCTCTGGTGCACTCAGCAGACCAGTTTGGGGCAAGCTGGAAGGTTGAGGATGAGTTGCCATGTAATGATGGGTGTGGAAACAATTGCCCTTTGTGCCAGGATCAGACATCTGCCCGTTCCCTGTGTGACATCATCAGGTCCAGTGAGGGCCCCTTTAGTTTCTGCCATGTTTATGTAGATCCTCAAGCCTACTTCGATGACTGTGTGTTCGATGTGTGCCTTTCTGGAAACCGTAATGATGTCCTGTGTCGCTCTATCCAAACCTATGCGAGTGCCTGTCAGTCTAACAATGCCGTTATCTACCCCTGGAGAGAAAGTGCTTCCTGTGGTGAGTGA